A window of the Torulaspora globosa chromosome 6, complete sequence genome harbors these coding sequences:
- the PSF2 gene encoding DNA replication protein PSF2 (ancestral locus Anc_1.300), with protein sequence MSLPDHLQSTFSPEEIQFIVENEPIKIFPRITTRQPARSGAKGGSPPIRCTLITTDDASINQLVATRSSEVALWLALLLKQQNKCSIIAPQWLTLQALDRSIQFEKTHPDRFSAMPWNWLVLAQLLFKRAPDDFHDPVHDLRSKVQDLREIRQLKVLKGLRHLNESHLQLDNLSLLEVNELRPFVLDTMDRLREIHSAANQDTIQPAPADQHGYPEPL encoded by the coding sequence ATGTCGCTCCCAGATCATCTCCAGTCCACCTTTTCTCCGGAGGAAATCCAGTTTATTGTCGAGAATGAGCCGATAAAGATCTTCCCCCGGATCACCACACGGCAGCCGGCGCGTTCGGGCGCAAAGGGCGGCTCTCCGCCCATTAGATGTACTCTTATTACGACCGACGATGCGAGCATCAACCAGCTGGTTGCGACGCGGTCTTCCGAGGTCGCGTTGTGGCTtgcgctgctgctgaagcagcagaacaAATGCAGCATCATTGCGCCGCAATGGCTGACCCTGCAGGCGCTAGACCGCAGCATCCAGTTTGAAAAGACACATCCCGACCGGTTCAGCGCGATGCCGTGGAACTGGCTGGTGCTCGCGCAGTTGCTCTTCAAGCGCGCTCCAGACGATTTCCACGACCCGGTGCACGATCTGCGGAGCAAGGTGCAAGATCTGCGCGAGATCCGGCAACTCAAGGTGCTCAAGGGTCTGCGGCACCTCAACGAGTCGCATTTACAGCTCGACAACCTGTCGCTGCTCGAGGTCAATGAGCTCAGACCGTTTGTTCTCGACACCATGGACAGGTTGCGCGAGATACACTCGGCAGCCAACCAGGACACCATCCAGCCCGCGCCGGCAGACCAGCACGGCTATCCCGAGCCTCTATAA